The following are from one region of the Aspergillus chevalieri M1 DNA, chromosome 1, nearly complete sequence genome:
- a CDS encoding uncharacterized protein (COG:G;~EggNog:ENOG410PGWP;~InterPro:IPR016305,IPR001250,IPR011051,IPR014710;~PFAM:PF01238;~go_function: GO:0004476 - mannose-6-phosphate isomerase activity [Evidence IEA];~go_function: GO:0008270 - zinc ion binding [Evidence IEA];~go_process: GO:0005975 - carbohydrate metabolic process [Evidence IEA];~go_process: GO:0009298 - GDP-mannose biosynthetic process [Evidence IEA]), which produces MADAVVQLRCGVKNDGWGKPGKEGMAAKLWSQTPGNPQIDDSKTYSEMWMGTYPTNPSYVLSTGELLSDYLKKNQQLVGKSVLDRFGPEIPFLPKILSFSKALPLQIHPDLSLAKKLHEKDPKKFGDTNHKPEIAIALSNFELFAGFKPTWVIENQMKLKPLEKFLPPQDSKTDNEYLREICQNLLSLEPDTVAQTIKELRTVPEANFGEDKYIPSILDRLCRQYGDTDNGNLVAAILMNYITLGPGDSVCVPADSIHAYLSGDIVECMARSDNVLNTGFCPRAQRDNVELFSQALNFKPHSREAAILPRKKSDKGMNGKTEVYAPPFSEFNVLSTCLGPGESETHKSILGPSLMIVTKGSGKMNAPGKTIEMKEGFVYFVGQGIALDFSTEKGMALYRPFAE; this is translated from the exons ATGGCGGACGCCGTGGTTCAACTTAGATGTGGTGTTAAG AACGATGGATGGGGAAAGCCGGGAAAGGAAGGAATGGCCGCGAAGCTGTGGTCGCAGACGCCCGGGAACCCGCAGATTGATGATTCGAAGACCTATTCAGAG ATGTGGATGGGGACATATCCAACCAATCCGTCCTATGTCCTCTCAACCGGCGAGCTGCTCTCGGACTATCTCAAGAAGAACCAGCAACTGGTGGGTAAGTCTGTGTTGGATCGATTTGGACCAGAAATTCCGTTCCTGCCAAAG ATCCTTTCGTTCAGCAAGGCGCTCCCCCTCCAAATCCACCCCGACCTGTCGCTCGCCAAAAAGCTCCACGAAAAGGATCCCAAGAAATTCGGCGATACCAACCACAAGCCCGAGATTGCAATTGCACTTTCCAACTTTGAGCTTTTTGCTGGCTTCAAGCCCACCTGGGTGATTGAAAACCAGATGAAATTGAAGCCCCTCGAGAAATTCTTACCACCGCAAGACAGCAAGACCGATAACGAATACTTACGGGAAATCTGCCAGAACTTGCTCTCCCTGGAGCCAGATACCGTTGCTCAGACTATCAAGGAACTTCGAACCGTTCCTGAAGCCAACTTCGGGGAGGACAAATATATCCCCAGCATCTTGGATCGTTTGTGCCGGCAGTACGGCGACACCGACAATGGGAACCTGGTGGCGGCAATCTTGATGAACTATATAACACTGGGACCCGGTGACTCCGTTTGTGTGCCTGCAGACAGTATCCACGCCTATCTCTCAGGTGACATTGTCGAATGCATGGCGCGGTCGGACAATGTGTTGAACACGGGATTCTGTCCTCGTGCGCAACGCGATAATGTGGAGTTATTCTCGCAGGCGCTGAATTTTAAACCTCATTCGCGAGAAGCGGCTATTTTACCACGGAAAAAGAGCGACAAAGGTATGAATGGTAAGACAGAGGTCTATGCGCCGCCGTTCAGTGAGTTCAACGTCTTGTCGACTTGTCTGGGACCAGGCGAGTCGGAGACGCACAAATCCATTCTGGGGCCAAGTTTGATGATCGTCACCAAGGGATCTGGGAAGATGAATGCTCCTGGAAAGACAATCGAAATGAAGGAAGGATTTGTTTACTTTGTTGGTCAGGGAATTGCGCTGGACTTTAGCACTGAGAAGGGGATGGCGTTGTACCGGCCATTCGCGGAGTGA
- a CDS encoding uncharacterized protein (COG:S;~EggNog:ENOG410Q1NY), translated as MIDNLVQQNTTMASIVPNPLNRFRKHDSHKPLHARWGDVSITAPTDGSWCQYDNPHKSAQRRLGYGPGYVPDGFHRASISPARDFEDEYEDDEAPKAETSSRRMSTLNPRRLSMRLSRTKSPDGRQQQQRRPRGLDRADFAYKPIRQDYSTEVAEVAHRRESRFRYIPASPQYLEELERSQSVSSGYGSVSSSNSYGHECGHSSRSGSPLRYGAGVDDEFEPHRGQRDRGSRVFPMGCSTISGQGHGQRNWLSVPGDRKKRYSTKRLTTVMVPDPEDMYG; from the coding sequence ATGATTGACAACCTTGTCCAACAAAATACCACCATGGCAAGCATCGTTCCCAACCCTCTAAACCGCTTCCGCAAACACGACTCCCACAAACCCCTTCACGCCAGATGGGGTGATGTATCCATCACAGCACCGACAGATGGATCCTGGTGCCAATACGATAACCCGCATAAATCCGCACAACGACGTCTAGGCTACGGACCCGGGTACGTCCCCGATGGGTTCCATCGAGCATCTATCTCACCGGCCCGGGACTTCGAAGACGAgtatgaagatgacgaagCCCCCAAGGCAGAGACATCTTCACGACGAATGAGCACACTAAACCCCCGACGCTTATCAATGCGTCTATCCCGGACGAAGTCTCCAGACGGcagacaacaacagcaacgcCGCCCCCGCGGCCTCGACAGAGCAGACTTCGCCTACAAACCCATAAGACAAGACTACTCCACCGAAGTCGCTGAGGTAGCGCATAGACGCGAGTCCCGGTTCCGGTATATCCCCGCTAGTCCGCAGTATCTCGAGGAGCTTGAGCGCAGTCAGTCGGTTAGCTCTGGGTATGGCTCTGTTTCTAGCTCTAACTCGTATGGTCATGAATGTGGCCATTCTTCTCGGAGCGGGAGTCCCTTGCGCtatggtgctggtgttgatgaTGAGTTTGAACCTCATCGGGGACAGAGAGATAGGGGGAGTAGGGTATTCCCCATGGGTTGTTCTACTATTTCGGGACAAGGACACGGACAGAGGAATTGGTTGTCAGTGCCGGGTgacaggaagaagaggtaCTCGACAAAGAGATTGACTACGGTTATGGTTCCGGATCCTGAGGATATGTATGGTTGA
- a CDS encoding uncharacterized protein (COG:S;~EggNog:ENOG410PNSM;~InterPro:IPR029058;~MEROPS:MER0045469), giving the protein MYLPPSNFTFTIPSVYDGTHLDCRIYLPRELQQSDNTSRSRWVKRGAIVAHPYAPLGGCYDDPVVSFIGGELLRSGYVVGTFNFRGAGGSEGRTSWTARPELADYVSFYGFMLHYLGSLETEGDANIILGGYSYGSMIASNLPGVDAVTDIFENAPNHREMGAICQTAKEMATSTNRCLTMQARSSSQEAFKTTSHGKISYLLISPILPPISSFLTLFGTFSIDIQMGPSAPGKHIPCPKPADQLSTHDTLVIYGNEDTFTPASKIRNWSNGIAKVSGSKLESHEIDGAGHFWREDGVESQARSVLRNWLSRIS; this is encoded by the exons ATGTATCTCCCGCCTTCAAATTTCACCTTTACCATCCCCTCCGTTTATGACGGTACCCATCTCGACTGCCGCATCTATCTACCCCGCGAACTCCAGCAGTCAGATAATACATCACGATCACGCTGGGTAAAACGAGGAGCAATAGTAGCTCACCCCTACGCTCCTCTGGGAGGCTGCTATGATGATCCGGTGGTGAGCTTTATCGGCGGAGAGCTTCTCCGGTCTGGATATGTTGTGGGCACGTTCAATTTCCG AGGAGCTGGCGGTTCTGAAGGAAGGACTAGTTGGACAGCAAGGCCTGAATTGGCGGATTATGTCTCTTTCTACGGGTTTATGTTGCATTATCTGGGTTCGCTTGAGACAGAAGGCGATGCTAATATCATTCTTGGGGGTTATTCCTATGGGTCAATGATTGCTTCGAACCTCCCCGGTGTCGATGCAGTCACGGATATCTTTGAAAACGCTCCCAACCACCGTGAAATGGGTGCGATCTGTCAGACGGCAAAGGAGATGGCTACCTCGACAAACAGATGTCTTACCATGCAAGCTCGGTCGTCGTCACAGGAAGCATTCAAAACAACTTCCCATGGAAAAATTTCTTATCTTTTGATATCCCCCATCTTACCACCCATCAGCTCATTCCTGACATTATTCGGCACCTTTTCCATAGACATTCAAATGGGACCATCCGCACCTGGAAAGCATATTCCCTGCCCGAAGCCAGCTGATCAACTGTCTACACACGACACATTGGTCATCTACGGAAACGAGGACACTTTCACGCCAGCAAGCAAAATACGGAATTGGTCGAATGGGATTGCTAAGGTTTCGGGAAGTAAGCTTGAATCTCACGAGATCGACGGCGCTGGGCATTTCTGGCGAGAGGACGGTGTCGAATCACAGGCTAGAAGTGTTTTGAGGAATTGGCTGAGCCGGATTTCTTGA
- a CDS encoding uncharacterized protein (COG:S;~EggNog:ENOG410PP1U), which produces MSVSLAYTDKHLKPLPIRASAHHQDPLLYIDRQTKHIQRNLQVLIDAQSEGLLAGLSGPQQNDARSLSDSKVTVPVRQPAPKKIGLRAAREGIFKSIYDLLKLREEERELLGFRDGERKDALIEIDEFSSKKSELEEAISSIRNNPDNQRSTNLKDEARTLESEIHELETKLYEMKAKHRHVVQEISEIENSVDSKLSSYNASLSLVESNIRKYLQNPPLQPLSPTADEPTFYSLHPKRRTLDMAREHWTAEQERLHKRQSEVGAEIQALEAGGGVWKQVVTEVTGFEKRLRSEMRRSIQTQSQVLEADCPSGSKAEDGRAQTIIDDLQATTQRIEGQLELAEERDWKLLMCCIGAELEALREAREMLLDVFNVQESPENKKSGPNDHDHHDDLPADPLGVDNPEPPEDLLRDTGDHRHETTDEDNEPDPAWLLPES; this is translated from the coding sequence ATGTCCGTCAGTCTCGCATACACGGACAAACATCTGAAGCCCCTGCCCATCCGAGCCTCTGCACACCACCAAGATCCCCTTCTCTACATTGATCGTCAAACGAAGCACATTCAGCGAAATCTCCAAGTCCTTATTGATGCCCAAAGTGAAGGTCTCCTGGCTGGTCTCTCGGGCCCACAACAGAATGACGCCCGATCGTTGTCAGACTCGAAGGTGACGGTGCCAGTTAGACAGCCTGCTCCCAAGAAAATCGGATTACGTGCTGCTCGGGAAGGGATATTCAAGTCTATATATGATTTGCTGAAGCTCAGAGAGGAGGAGCGGGAACTACTCGGATTTCGCGatggagagagaaaggatgCACTGATTGAAATTGACGAATTTAGTTCGAAAAAGTCTGAGTTAGAAGAGGCAATATCGTCAATTCGCAACAACCCTGATAATCAACGCTCCACAAACCTGAAAGACGAGGCCCGTACTCTAGAATCGGAGATCCACGAACTCGAGACCAAGTTGTACGAGATGAAAGCGAAACACCGACACGTCGTACAGGAGATCTCGGAAATTGAAAATTCGGTGGACTCCAAGCTGTCTTCCTATAATGCCTCCCTGTCACTCGTGGAATCCAACATTCGCAAATACCTTCAGAACCCTCCTCTCCAGCCTCTGTCGCCCACTGCTGACGAGCCCACATTCTATTCATTACACCCTAAACGCCGCACACTTGATATGGCGCGAGAGCACTGGACAGCCGAGCAGGAAAGATTACACAAGAGACAGTCGGAGGTTGGCGCGGAAATTCAAGCGCTTGAAGCGGGTGGTGGTGTATGGAAACAAGTGGTCACAGAGGTCACCGGGTTTGAGAAGCGCTTAAGATCTGAAATGCGCCGTTCCATTCAAACACAGTCGCAAGTATTGGAAGCGGACTGTCCTTCTGGGAGCAAAGCGGAAGATGGTCGGGCCCAAACCATTATAGATGATTTGCAGGCCACTACACAGCGAATCGAAGGTCAGTTGGAACTTGCGGAGGAACGGGATTGGAAGCTACTTATGTGTTGTATTGGTGCTGAATTAGAAGCGTTGAGAGAGGCGCGCGAGATGCTTCTCGACGTGTTCAATGTGCAAGAATCACCCGAAAACAAGAAATCAGGCCCTAACGATCATGACCACCACGATGATCTACCAGCGGATCCCCTTGGGGTCGACAACCCGGAGCCTCCGGAGGATCTATTACGGGATACAGGCGATCATCGACATGAAACTACTGATGAGGATAATGAACCGGATCCCGCATGGCTGCTTCCTGAGTCGTAA
- a CDS encoding putative Patatin family phospholipase (COG:I;~EggNog:ENOG410PI73;~InterPro:IPR021771,IPR016035,IPR002641;~PFAM:PF11815,PF01734;~go_function: GO:0004806 - triglyceride lipase activity [Evidence IEA];~go_process: GO:0006629 - lipid metabolic process [Evidence IEA]), protein MRNATSYDEWRDCAYELDELEGHNTWKKTFECSDYNPDQVQERLNQLGDARISCDVGRMLFLIRTSLNRDLGGMSNASLYRHSHVGTKDLIDRYITTAVDTINALVNLSEQNRDEVELKYILDQLLATRQAFGRSALLFSGGATFGMNHIGVLKVLWEKNLLPRIISGASAGSIICAVFCTRTDDELPVLLDTYAYGDFNVFNEHAKEENILQKTARFLKYGSFLDISHLAKVMRNWLGDITFQEAYNRTRRILNICVSSAGVYELPRLLNYLTAPNVLIWSAV, encoded by the exons ATGCGAAAT GCTACGTCATACGACGAATGGAGAGATTGCGCCTACGAGCTAGACGAGCTGGAGGGCCATAATACCTGGAAGAAGACCTTCGAATGCTCCGACTACAACCCAGATCAGGTCCAAGAGCGGCTGAACCAGCTTGGAGACGCCCGGATCAGTTGCGATGTGGGCCGGATGTTGTTTCTGATTCGCACGTCGTTGAACCGTGATCTGGGTGGCATGAGCAACGCCTCTCTATACAGACACTCGCATGTTGGTACGAAGGATCTGATCGATAGATACATTACCACCGCTGTCGACACGATAAATGCTCTAGTGAATCTTTCGGAACAGAACCGTGACGAGGTAGAACTCAAATACATACTCGACCAGCTGCTAGCGACAAGGCAGGCCTTTGGCAGAAGTGCCTTGCTTTTTTCAGGTGGAGCTACCTTTGGAATGAACCATATTGGAGTGCTCAAGGTCTTGTGGGAGAAGAACCTGTTACCACGCATTATCTCAGGTGCGTCGGCTGGGAGCATTATCTGCGCCGTGTTCTGTACACGTACGGATGATGAGCTACCGGTTCTCTTGGATACGTATGCGTATGGTGACTTCAATGTGTTCAATGAGCATGCAAAGGAGGAGAACATCCTGCAGAAGACGGCACGGTTTTTGAAGTACGGCTCGTTCTTGGACATCTCCCATTTGGCCAAGGTCATGAGGAACTGGCTTGGGGATATCACATTCCAAGAAGCTTACAACAGGACACGGAGAATACTTAATATCTGCGTCTCTAGCGCTGGGGTCTACGAACTGCCACGGTTATTAAACTATCTAACTGCGCCTAATGTGCTCATTTGGTCGGCTGTGTAA